One Mangrovimonas cancribranchiae DNA segment encodes these proteins:
- a CDS encoding sigma-70 family RNA polymerase sigma factor, translating into MRTSIEKEIIDLLGKSDKRAITLLYENYADALLGVAMKVLKDEDLAQDVLQESLIKVWKKPQSYNPKKAKLFTWLYRITYNTAIDKIRSKSNKQSKEIQIEVSNVYKLTSKSINQDVMDLKTHLKTLDKKYQIVLEALFFEGMTQQEASDELDIPLGTIKSRLKIGLRELRKIYDPE; encoded by the coding sequence TTGAGGACTTCAATAGAAAAAGAAATTATCGACCTTTTAGGAAAAAGTGACAAAAGAGCCATCACACTGCTATATGAAAATTATGCCGATGCGCTTTTGGGTGTCGCTATGAAAGTACTAAAAGACGAAGATCTTGCTCAAGATGTACTTCAAGAAAGCTTAATAAAAGTCTGGAAAAAGCCCCAATCTTACAATCCTAAAAAAGCAAAGTTATTCACTTGGCTATACAGAATTACCTACAACACAGCCATAGACAAAATACGTTCTAAATCAAATAAACAGAGCAAAGAGATCCAAATTGAGGTTTCAAACGTATATAAATTGACATCCAAGAGTATAAATCAAGATGTTATGGACCTAAAAACCCATTTAAAAACTTTGGATAAAAAGTATCAAATTGTACTTGAAGCCTTATTTTTTGAAGGGATGACACAACAAGAAGCCAGCGATGAACTAGACATTCCGCTGGGTACTATAAAATCAAGATTAAAAATTGGACTTCGTGAATTAAGAAAAATTTACGATCCAGAATAA
- a CDS encoding glycosyltransferase, translating to MQFIDIVFYSFIVVVCIQTVFYLGIFSKFAFEKIKHKKAKTIPVSVIICAKNEAENLQNFLPSILEQDYPNFEVILINDSSRDHTLDVMEQFEKQYNNIKIVNVRNIEAFWANKKYALTLGIKAAKNNTLLFTDADCKPVSNKWISDMSSHFSHTKTIVIGYGAYKRIKGSFLNMLIRFETLLTATQYFSYASLGMPYMAVGRNLAYRSETFYDARGFMNHIDINSGDDDLFINEIATGKNTAICVTKTSFTESLPKTTFKDWVLQKRRHISTAHRYKLKHKILLSTFYASQFLFWGLAIALLLTTFNWPIVLSLVLFRFLLLYLILGKTSKKLNEKGLLAILPILELFLISMQMVIFIKNLISKPHHWK from the coding sequence ATGCAGTTTATAGATATCGTATTCTACAGCTTTATAGTAGTAGTGTGCATACAAACTGTATTTTATTTAGGGATTTTTTCAAAATTTGCTTTTGAGAAAATCAAACATAAAAAGGCCAAAACTATTCCGGTTTCGGTTATTATTTGTGCCAAAAACGAGGCTGAAAATCTTCAAAACTTTCTGCCTTCAATTTTAGAACAAGATTACCCAAATTTCGAGGTTATTTTAATTAATGATAGCTCCAGAGATCACACTCTTGATGTTATGGAACAATTCGAAAAACAATACAACAATATTAAAATTGTAAATGTTAGAAACATTGAAGCGTTTTGGGCCAACAAAAAATACGCTTTAACATTGGGTATTAAAGCTGCAAAAAACAACACTTTACTTTTTACAGATGCCGACTGTAAACCTGTATCCAATAAATGGATAAGTGATATGAGTTCGCATTTTAGTCATACAAAAACCATCGTTATTGGCTACGGCGCTTATAAACGCATAAAAGGCTCCTTTTTAAATATGCTAATTAGGTTTGAAACCTTACTTACTGCTACGCAATATTTTTCTTATGCAAGTCTTGGCATGCCTTATATGGCGGTTGGCAGAAATTTAGCCTACCGAAGCGAAACCTTTTACGACGCCAGAGGGTTTATGAATCATATTGATATTAATTCTGGCGATGACGATTTGTTTATAAACGAAATTGCTACTGGAAAAAACACAGCAATTTGCGTAACAAAAACCAGCTTTACAGAGTCGCTACCAAAAACTACCTTTAAAGATTGGGTGCTACAAAAAAGACGACACATAAGCACAGCACATCGCTATAAGTTAAAACATAAAATTTTACTATCTACATTCTATGCATCGCAATTCTTGTTTTGGGGATTGGCCATTGCTTTATTACTAACAACTTTTAATTGGCCTATTGTCCTATCGTTAGTTCTTTTTAGGTTTTTGCTTCTATATTTAATACTAGGAAAAACATCTAAAAAACTAAATGAAAAAGGGCTTTTAGCTATATTACCTATTCTAGAATTGTTTTTAATTAGTATGCAAATGGTTATCTTTATAAAAAATCTCATCTCAAAACCTCATCATTGGAAATAA
- a CDS encoding DUF1573 domain-containing protein, whose translation MKNLITILFISLLSFTATAQDKVAKIEFKTDVIDYGTIEKGADGVRVFEFTNTGNAPLVISNVKSSCGCTVPEKPKGPILPGKTGEIKVKYDTNRVMPIRKTITVTSNADTPTVALKIKGEVIDPNKTSVLEKKQKSVMEK comes from the coding sequence ATGAAAAATTTAATTACAATATTATTTATTAGCTTATTAAGCTTTACTGCTACAGCACAAGATAAAGTTGCTAAAATCGAGTTTAAAACCGATGTTATTGACTATGGCACAATTGAAAAAGGCGCTGATGGTGTTCGTGTTTTTGAGTTTACTAATACAGGAAATGCACCATTAGTAATTTCTAATGTCAAATCTAGTTGTGGATGTACCGTTCCAGAAAAGCCTAAAGGTCCAATCCTACCAGGAAAAACTGGCGAAATAAAAGTAAAATACGACACTAATCGTGTGATGCCGATTAGAAAAACCATTACAGTAACATCTAATGCAGACACACCTACTGTAGCACTTAAAATAAAAGGAGAAGTTATTGATCCTAATAAAACAAGTGTTTTAGAAAAGAAACAGAAAAGTGTGATGGAAAAATAA
- the aqpZ gene encoding aquaporin Z has protein sequence MKKLLAEFFGTFWLVFGGCGSAIFAAAFPELGIGFAGVALAFGLTVLTMAFAVGHISGGHFNPAVTFGLWAGGRFSIKELPGYIIAQLIGAIIAASALYFIVSGVDGFESVGGFASNGYGELSPGGYSLTSAFVAEFILTAFFLLIILGSTSEKAPKGFAPIAIGLGLTLIHLISIPITNTSVNPARSTSQALFADGAYLSQVWLFWLAPIAGAIVAGVIGKFLYGNNN, from the coding sequence ATGAAAAAACTATTAGCAGAATTTTTTGGAACCTTTTGGTTAGTTTTTGGTGGTTGCGGAAGCGCCATCTTTGCAGCAGCTTTTCCAGAATTGGGTATTGGCTTTGCAGGAGTAGCATTGGCTTTTGGTTTAACAGTTTTAACTATGGCTTTTGCCGTTGGACATATTTCCGGTGGTCATTTTAATCCTGCAGTAACATTTGGGCTTTGGGCTGGGGGTAGATTTTCTATTAAAGAATTACCAGGTTATATTATTGCACAATTAATTGGAGCCATTATAGCAGCAAGCGCTTTGTATTTTATTGTGTCTGGAGTAGATGGTTTTGAAAGTGTTGGTGGGTTTGCTTCTAATGGCTATGGGGAGTTGTCGCCAGGAGGCTATTCATTAACGTCTGCTTTTGTGGCTGAGTTTATTTTAACAGCATTCTTTTTACTTATAATTTTAGGAAGCACAAGCGAAAAAGCACCAAAAGGCTTTGCGCCAATTGCTATTGGTTTGGGATTAACATTAATACATTTAATTAGTATCCCTATTACAAATACTTCTGTAAATCCCGCAAGGTCTACCAGTCAAGCGTTGTTTGCTGACGGTGCTTACTTAAGTCAAGTATGGTTATTTTGGTTGGCACCTATTGCTGGCGCAATTGTGGCTGGTGTGATAGGAAAGTTTCTTTATGGGAATAATAACTAG
- a CDS encoding membrane or secreted protein has protein sequence MKLLLITLLLLGLGVAGIAIKIWAKKDGKFAGTCASQNPMLNKNGDACGFCGKTPDQFDSCNEPQHS, from the coding sequence ATGAAACTTTTATTGATTACATTACTTTTATTAGGACTTGGAGTTGCTGGTATTGCTATAAAAATATGGGCTAAAAAAGACGGTAAATTTGCAGGAACTTGCGCTAGCCAAAACCCGATGCTTAACAAAAATGGCGACGCTTGTGGATTCTGTGGAAAAACTCCAGATCAATTCGACTCTTGTAACGAACCTCAACACTCGTAA
- a CDS encoding aspartyl protease family protein — protein MLVFFLVGVSINVQAQDGFVMHGKRSKKIHFKLSNNLIVVPVEVNGVELSFLLDTGVNKSIIFNFLNLKDSLQIKESEKIFLRGLGEGVQVEALRSQGNVVRIGETVNLNQELFIVYDTNLSFAPRLGVPVHGIIGYDFFKNFIVEINYSRSFLRVYNPNLFSPKICRTCKVLDLTFYKNKPYLKAQVTISGKKIPVNLLIDSGGSDALWLFKEDRLGIVPSNIFFEDFLGYGLNGSVYGKRSKVDAFTIAGFQFKNTNVSFPDSLSISNARQYKNRNGSLAGNILKRFNMFVDYSNGKLILKKNKYFNEEFRYNRAGLELEQNGVMLVVEEQLNLRSGQLIKFGNQNIATNPEYEIGLKPAFEVVELRKGSPAERAGVILGDVILEINGKSAGELSLQRIVKQFYGKSGKQIKLLIDRAGKQHEILFKLESMFD, from the coding sequence ATGTTAGTGTTTTTTTTGGTAGGCGTGAGTATAAATGTTCAGGCGCAAGATGGTTTTGTAATGCATGGAAAACGCTCAAAAAAGATCCATTTTAAGTTAAGTAATAACCTTATTGTTGTTCCTGTAGAGGTTAATGGTGTCGAATTATCCTTCTTATTAGATACAGGGGTTAATAAGTCGATTATTTTTAATTTTTTGAATTTAAAGGATTCGCTTCAAATTAAAGAATCAGAAAAAATATTTTTACGAGGCTTAGGAGAAGGGGTACAAGTAGAAGCTCTAAGATCTCAAGGAAATGTGGTAAGAATTGGCGAAACGGTTAATTTAAATCAAGAGTTATTTATTGTTTACGATACTAATTTAAGTTTTGCTCCGCGTTTAGGGGTTCCTGTTCATGGTATTATAGGATACGACTTTTTTAAGAATTTTATAGTAGAGATAAATTATAGCAGATCTTTTTTAAGAGTGTACAACCCTAATTTGTTTTCTCCTAAAATATGTCGAACATGCAAAGTGTTGGATTTAACTTTTTATAAAAACAAACCGTATTTAAAAGCACAAGTCACTATTTCTGGTAAAAAAATACCAGTTAACTTACTGATTGATTCTGGAGGAAGTGATGCGTTATGGCTGTTTAAAGAGGACCGTTTAGGAATTGTGCCTAGCAATATATTTTTTGAAGACTTTTTAGGTTATGGTTTAAACGGAAGCGTTTATGGTAAACGCTCTAAAGTAGATGCTTTTACAATTGCAGGGTTTCAATTTAAAAACACCAACGTGTCTTTTCCCGATTCCTTGTCTATATCTAATGCCAGACAATATAAAAATAGAAATGGCAGCCTTGCAGGAAATATTTTAAAGCGCTTTAATATGTTTGTTGATTATTCAAACGGAAAGTTAATCCTAAAAAAGAATAAATATTTTAATGAGGAATTTAGATATAACAGAGCAGGATTAGAACTAGAGCAAAATGGTGTGATGCTTGTTGTAGAAGAACAACTTAATTTAAGAAGTGGGCAATTAATAAAGTTTGGAAATCAAAATATAGCAACTAATCCCGAATATGAAATAGGCTTAAAACCAGCGTTTGAAGTTGTAGAGCTTAGAAAAGGCTCGCCAGCTGAAAGAGCAGGCGTAATTTTAGGCGATGTAATTTTGGAAATTAATGGAAAATCTGCAGGAGAACTATCATTACAACGAATCGTAAAACAGTTTTATGGTAAGTCGGGGAAACAAATAAAACTACTTATAGATAGGGCGGGGAAACAACACGAAATACTATTTAAACTAGAAAGTATGTTTGATTAA
- a CDS encoding anti-sigma factor codes for MNDKITTFLNSDLLEKYLLGDTTSAETEMVETYISKYPEVEQAYNTLQDNLEIMAKYHAVEAPKSILNNVLNELDDKPVKTLAARKKPTKKWFKYSIAASVATIAFATLSYTLYQQNQALKHENQVVVDEIFDLRNDIENNNNKLDDLMRQFMKLNNPDTEKYVLRGNDRAKNLKTVAYINPKEKTSMIDVVSLPKLPENQTYQIWAEVQDRMVNLGILDEADRKLKTIPYMENALGLSITIEDKENSDNVNIENEVAEISLQQK; via the coding sequence ATGAATGATAAAATAACTACTTTTTTAAATTCTGACCTATTAGAAAAATATCTTTTAGGTGACACTACTTCTGCCGAAACAGAAATGGTTGAAACTTATATTTCAAAATACCCAGAAGTAGAACAAGCATACAACACATTGCAAGACAACTTGGAAATTATGGCCAAATACCATGCCGTTGAAGCGCCAAAAAGCATTTTAAACAATGTTTTAAATGAGTTAGACGACAAGCCTGTAAAAACATTAGCTGCCAGAAAAAAACCCACTAAAAAATGGTTTAAATACTCTATAGCGGCTAGTGTTGCTACTATTGCTTTCGCTACACTATCTTACACGCTTTACCAACAAAATCAAGCATTAAAGCACGAAAACCAAGTCGTTGTCGACGAAATATTTGATTTACGTAACGATATTGAAAACAACAATAATAAGTTAGACGATTTAATGCGTCAGTTTATGAAACTGAATAACCCTGACACCGAAAAATATGTGTTGCGTGGAAATGATAGAGCAAAAAACTTAAAAACAGTTGCTTACATTAACCCTAAGGAAAAAACATCAATGATTGATGTGGTTTCGCTCCCTAAACTTCCAGAAAACCAAACCTATCAAATTTGGGCCGAAGTGCAAGATAGAATGGTAAACTTAGGCATTTTGGATGAAGCTGATAGAAAACTAAAAACAATTCCTTATATGGAAAATGCTTTAGGCCTTTCAATTACTATTGAAGACAAAGAAAATTCAGATAATGTAAATATTGAAAATGAAGTCGCTGAGATTTCACTTCAACAGAAATAA
- a CDS encoding pyridoxal phosphate-dependent aminotransferase: MPTISKKGQDMPQSPIRKLVPYAEKAYQEGKTVYHLNIGQPDIKTPEIALDAVKVHSLDILAYTRSEGSDGYRTKIANYYHGQNIEVNKDNIIVTTGGSEALLFAFGSIMDVDDEVIIPEPFYANYNGFSTASGVNIVPVISKIEDNFALPPIEEFEQLITPKTKAILICNPGNPTGYLYSKEEIQKLAALVIKHDLFLIADEVYREFIYDGYEHYSIMQEDSIKDHAIMIDSVSKRYSMCGARIGCLVSRNKEIISTALKFAQARLSPPTLAQIASEAALQTPQSYFDNVIEEYVDRRNTLIRELEKIDGVQVAKPKGAFYCIAELPIEDADDFAQWLLEHFDIDGETVMVAPAAGFYSTKGVGKNQIRIAYVLKKESLIKAVHILSEALKVYKKS, from the coding sequence ATGCCAACAATATCAAAAAAAGGGCAAGATATGCCGCAATCGCCAATTAGAAAATTGGTGCCTTACGCAGAAAAAGCTTATCAAGAAGGTAAAACTGTATATCACTTAAACATTGGGCAGCCCGATATAAAAACCCCAGAAATAGCGCTAGATGCTGTAAAGGTTCACTCCTTAGATATTTTAGCCTATACAAGATCTGAAGGTTCTGATGGTTATCGCACAAAAATCGCTAACTATTATCATGGGCAAAACATTGAGGTTAATAAAGACAATATTATTGTAACAACAGGCGGTAGCGAAGCCCTTTTATTTGCCTTTGGAAGCATTATGGATGTTGACGATGAAGTTATAATTCCAGAACCTTTTTATGCCAATTACAATGGATTCTCTACAGCTTCTGGTGTAAACATTGTGCCTGTAATCTCTAAAATTGAAGATAATTTTGCACTACCTCCAATTGAAGAATTCGAGCAACTTATTACACCTAAAACCAAAGCCATTCTTATTTGTAACCCCGGAAATCCTACAGGGTACCTTTATTCAAAAGAAGAAATACAAAAACTAGCTGCTTTAGTAATAAAACACGATTTATTTTTAATTGCAGATGAAGTATATCGTGAGTTTATTTATGATGGTTACGAACACTACTCTATCATGCAAGAGGATAGCATTAAAGATCATGCTATTATGATAGATTCTGTTTCTAAAAGATACAGTATGTGCGGTGCTAGAATAGGCTGTTTGGTCTCTAGAAATAAAGAGATTATTTCTACGGCATTAAAATTTGCCCAAGCAAGATTGAGCCCTCCAACATTAGCCCAAATTGCTAGTGAAGCTGCACTGCAAACCCCACAAAGCTACTTTGATAATGTTATTGAAGAATATGTAGATAGACGCAACACACTAATTCGAGAATTAGAAAAAATAGATGGTGTTCAAGTTGCTAAGCCTAAAGGTGCTTTTTACTGTATTGCAGAACTTCCCATTGAAGATGCAGATGATTTTGCACAATGGCTTTTAGAACATTTTGATATTGACGGTGAAACAGTTATGGTTGCTCCAGCAGCAGGTTTTTACTCTACAAAAGGTGTGGGAAAAAACCAAATCAGGATTGCTTACGTATTAAAAAAGGAAAGCTTAATTAAAGCGGTTCATATTTTAAGTGAAGCCTTAAAAGTTTATAAAAAATCTTAA
- a CDS encoding sigma-70 family RNA polymerase sigma factor has product MEIKDAIEKAKKNDQIAFNYLLDTYWNDVYGFQLKRTQNENDAEDITIQTFSKAFDKIDTYNDNYVFKTWLIAISKNIHIDLLRKQKSSIESTANKHVEDEYFAIADESPTAEDKLIKEQNLAKLLRDIKKLKPHYQKVINLRYFQELSYKEISKELDEPINNVKVKLLRAKKLLAEIIKKK; this is encoded by the coding sequence TTGGAAATAAAAGACGCTATTGAAAAAGCAAAAAAGAACGACCAAATAGCATTTAACTACTTGTTAGACACTTATTGGAACGATGTTTATGGCTTTCAATTAAAGCGTACTCAAAATGAAAATGATGCCGAAGATATTACCATACAAACCTTTTCAAAAGCTTTTGATAAAATAGACACCTATAATGATAATTATGTTTTTAAGACGTGGCTAATTGCCATTTCAAAAAACATTCATATAGACTTATTGAGAAAGCAAAAATCTTCTATTGAAAGTACTGCAAACAAACATGTAGAAGATGAGTATTTTGCCATTGCCGACGAGTCTCCAACAGCTGAAGATAAACTTATCAAAGAGCAAAATTTGGCTAAGTTGCTTCGCGACATCAAAAAACTAAAACCACATTACCAAAAAGTTATTAATCTTAGGTATTTTCAAGAATTAAGCTACAAGGAAATTTCTAAAGAACTTGACGAACCCATTAATAATGTAAAAGTAAAACTGCTTCGTGCTAAAAAACTTTTAGCTGAAATTATTAAGAAAAAATGA
- a CDS encoding Nramp family divalent metal transporter — protein sequence MMLRFKSLGPGLLFAGAAIGVSHLVQSTRAGADFGFGLIWALLLINIIKYPFFQFGPRYATATGESLLDGYKRLGNGVLIAYFIITFATMFTIQTAVTIVTAGLGKTLFGLDWPIEYWTLLVLATCLGILLKGRYAFLDKLMKVIVVTLTISTIAAVVMATSNTNETLSFSQIIPNDTVGIAFLIAFMGWMPAPLDISVWHSLWSLEKKKMDASLEPKTALFDFNVGFFSTIIIGLCFLALGALVMHQSNVSFSSSAAVFSNQLITMYTDSLGHWAYWLIGIAAFTTMFSTTLTTLDASPRAMDKTTSLLFSKNHKKGYLFWILLLTIGTLAIFFLFLSEMGTLIEIATILSFLTAPFYAILNYKLISSKHTPQAWRPSKTMHIFSWISIIFLIGFSVWYLTTI from the coding sequence ATGATGCTTCGGTTTAAATCTTTAGGTCCTGGTTTGCTGTTTGCTGGTGCTGCCATTGGCGTATCGCACTTGGTACAATCTACAAGAGCTGGTGCCGACTTTGGTTTTGGGTTAATCTGGGCATTGCTATTAATAAACATTATAAAATATCCGTTTTTTCAATTTGGCCCTCGCTATGCAACAGCAACTGGAGAAAGCCTTTTAGACGGCTACAAAAGATTAGGCAATGGTGTTTTAATAGCTTATTTTATTATCACATTCGCCACTATGTTTACCATTCAAACAGCTGTTACTATCGTTACAGCAGGCTTAGGAAAAACGCTGTTTGGCTTAGATTGGCCTATTGAATATTGGACATTGTTAGTACTTGCTACATGTTTGGGTATTTTACTTAAAGGACGCTATGCGTTCTTAGACAAATTAATGAAAGTTATTGTCGTCACTCTAACCATAAGCACCATAGCTGCAGTTGTAATGGCTACTTCAAACACAAATGAAACACTGTCTTTCTCTCAAATTATTCCTAACGATACGGTTGGCATTGCTTTTTTAATTGCTTTTATGGGGTGGATGCCCGCACCTTTAGATATTTCGGTATGGCATTCGTTATGGTCGTTAGAAAAGAAAAAAATGGATGCTTCTTTAGAACCTAAAACAGCATTATTCGATTTTAATGTAGGCTTTTTTAGCACTATTATAATTGGGTTGTGCTTTCTTGCTTTAGGCGCTTTAGTTATGCATCAATCTAACGTGAGTTTTAGTAGTTCGGCAGCAGTATTTTCTAACCAACTCATTACAATGTACACAGACAGTCTTGGACATTGGGCGTATTGGCTTATTGGTATTGCCGCTTTTACAACCATGTTTAGCACCACCTTAACAACCTTAGATGCTTCACCAAGAGCCATGGATAAAACCACCTCGCTACTCTTTAGCAAAAATCACAAAAAGGGCTATCTATTTTGGATATTATTATTAACCATTGGCACCTTAGCTATTTTCTTCTTATTTCTTTCTGAAATGGGTACACTTATTGAAATCGCTACAATATTATCGTTTTTAACAGCACCTTTCTATGCTATTTTAAATTACAAGCTTATTAGTAGCAAACATACACCACAAGCTTGGCGACCTTCAAAAACAATGCATATATTTAGTTGGATTAGCATAATATTTTTGATTGGTTTTAGTGTTTGGTACTTAACAACCATTTAG
- the murB gene encoding UDP-N-acetylmuramate dehydrogenase, which produces MTVRENISLKPYNTFGIDVKAKKFIEINTVNDLKLALNKFQKEKLFILGGGSNMLLTKDIDALVLHINIKGIEVISENDTHVTIQAHAGENWHEFVLWCLKNNFGGIENLSLIPGNVGTAPIQNIGAYGVELKDVFVSCNAIEIATQNIVTFSKSDCNFGYRESVFKQNAKGKYIITSVCFSLTKSKHNLHTGYGAITAQLEKMDVKKPTISHVSKAVIAIRESKLPNPKEIGNSGSFFKNPIITKPHFNILQNNFPNVPFYKISKNEIKIPAGWLIEQSGFKGKTFGNYGVHKKQALVLVNYNNANGKDILHLARLIQKTVKRIFNIDIETEVNII; this is translated from the coding sequence ATGACTGTTAGAGAAAACATATCTCTCAAACCATACAACACCTTTGGTATTGATGTAAAAGCTAAAAAGTTTATAGAAATTAATACTGTAAACGATTTAAAATTAGCTTTAAACAAGTTTCAAAAAGAAAAACTCTTTATTCTTGGTGGCGGCAGCAACATGCTACTCACCAAAGATATAGACGCTTTAGTTTTACACATTAATATAAAAGGTATTGAAGTTATTTCAGAAAACGACACACACGTCACCATACAAGCTCATGCAGGAGAAAACTGGCATGAGTTTGTACTTTGGTGCTTAAAAAATAACTTTGGTGGAATTGAAAATCTATCTCTAATCCCAGGTAATGTAGGCACCGCTCCAATACAAAACATCGGCGCGTATGGTGTAGAACTAAAAGACGTTTTTGTGTCTTGTAATGCTATAGAAATAGCCACACAAAACATAGTTACTTTCTCAAAATCGGATTGCAATTTTGGGTATCGCGAATCTGTTTTCAAACAAAATGCTAAAGGAAAATATATTATTACTAGCGTTTGTTTCTCGTTAACGAAAAGCAAACACAACCTTCATACTGGTTATGGCGCTATTACAGCTCAACTAGAGAAAATGGATGTAAAAAAACCTACAATATCTCATGTTTCGAAAGCTGTTATTGCTATTCGAGAAAGTAAATTACCAAACCCTAAAGAAATTGGTAATAGTGGTAGTTTTTTTAAAAATCCTATTATTACAAAACCACATTTTAACATCTTACAAAACAACTTTCCAAACGTACCTTTTTACAAAATTTCTAAAAATGAAATTAAAATCCCTGCCGGTTGGTTAATCGAGCAGTCCGGCTTTAAAGGAAAAACCTTTGGCAACTATGGGGTACATAAAAAACAAGCTCTAGTTCTTGTAAATTACAACAATGCAAATGGAAAGGATATATTACATCTAGCAAGGTTAATTCAAAAAACCGTTAAACGAATTTTTAATATTGATATTGAAACTGAAGTCAATATTATTTAA